The genomic window ccatgacagaaTCGGtcaatgcattctgaagatacgctgagccaaaaaaacgtacggaataataataataataataaagacgtagaatagaatttgcagcaatcaaactaattataattttttgaaaaaaaattgaagttgacccggaaatgtcctctgtgagatgaacattttgatagttgaatggctgaaatcggtcaatgtatgcggaagatacgctgcgccaaaaaacttaTGGAGGAataaaggagaagaaagagggtgattgcctagcaacggcaatcaaactaaatacaGCGTGAAGACTGAGCTacaacatttgaaaataaaataagtcaTTCTGCAAGGTTTATACTGCAGTCAGCCACTATAAGGCGCTCCAAACTCGTTTGTCGTCTGTTATCTTTACCTTTACAGTCAGCTCAGGATTCTGCGAGATAGAAAAAAACGTCCTCTCGGCTCCCGTCGATCTCACGTAAAAAGCGTTTGGCGTCAGCATAACAACAACCTGTCATGACAGTCCGCGAGAGAGAAAAAATTAATCGATTAGGATTTAATATAAATTATACAAAATCTGTTTCTCCTGCATGCAAGTTTCCTAACGCAAGGTAGGGACCGGACACCTTGTGTCTTAGAAACAAACCTTCACTGACGTGTTTATGAGGAAAGTTAGCCGGCTGTCGGCTGTGTGGAAAACAAGCTAACGTAGCATTAGCTAAATTGTTGTCTGAGGTTGCATAGCGGCGTTGGTAAATGCTAACAAACCAAAGTAGACATTTCGAACCCATAATACACACAGTTACAAATGTCAACatctgattaaatgtaattttgtaTGTACAGCTAATAAAGCTGGATGAGAGGTATTGTCTAACAAGCTAACCGCCCCGGAATAAACCATTATTAGTGCTTACTATGCTAGTTTAGCTAAGATAGCATAGCACCGATCTCTTGTCTGCTTTTGGCTAAAGTTTGCGACATGTCactctgtctgctgcagcagctttatCTCAAATGTCAATTTGCTTAATGTTAATGGCCATTTTTGTTATGGTGCTTGTTTATAACGcatcctcctgtgtgtgttttaccggTGTAATGTTACATTTAATAGCATTGCTTCACCGACCGTAGgtgtaaagtgtttttttagtgGTTGGGTGCCTAGCTGTGCTGTCCATTTAGTGACCACAGATGTCCGGTCATATGAATAGTTAATTCGCTGGCAGTCTCGCCACCTCGCTGTATTTTTCAGCTGGGTGCACAGTCAGCGAATTAAACGAATGCCTTTTGGGTGGCATCAAGCACTGCACCTAATTTTCGCTTAAGAAGACGCGCATTGCAGGTGCATTGCAGTGAACGCACACTTGAGAATGTTTTAACTTTACATACATGAACTGTGTCTTTGTCCTAGTGTGTGCGACCCAGGACGGACAGGGCATTCTTAAACCTGTCATTTAGCCAGCCGAAGAGACGGGGAACAGGATAGGGAAGCAGGGCGAGGCGGGCCCCGCGGAGCCGGTGGAGAAGATGGCCGGCAGCCCGGAGAAGAGTTCCACCGcgcaggagctgaaggagcaggggAACCGGCTATTCCTCTGCCGCAAGTACCAGGAGGCTGCTACCTGCTACAGCAAAGCTATTGTGAGTAACTGCCATTGTAACATAAATGGTGGGGAAGCTGTAGAGATGTCTGCTTTTCTGGAACAGAAATAAATCACATTAGTGTTCATGTCAATAATGTGGGATGGATGGAATTTTAGTTACGATTTGTTCTACTGTGCCATAATTCTAAAGTGTCTGTGTATTGTCTGGTGTGTCCTCCCAGAACCGCAATCCATCAGTGGCAGTTTACTACACCAACAGGGCTCTCTGCcatgtgaagctgcagcagcatgacaAAGCTCTTGCCGACTGTAAGCATGCACTGGAGCTGGACAGCCAGTCAGTAAAGGCCCACTTCTTCTTAGGCCAGTGTCACTTGGAGCTGGAGAACTATGATGAAGCCATTGGCAACCTGCAGAAAGGTCAGAGCTAACCCCTAAAAGATGGTGAAAATGTTGTATTGCTGTATGAAGTTGTATGATGTTTTCAAAGTCTTGTTGTTATGTAGCTGCTGTTATTGGTCTCAGAGTCCAAGTGAAGACAGTatgtatgcagacacacaaatatgctTTAGTCAGTTCTCTTTTGACAATCTTTTTCCAGAATAAGCTAATGGATGAAAGTTGCTAAAAGGGAACATTTTATCTGCAGTCACCAAAGTCTGAGTGAATTAGAAGTCATAATTTGTGACACAGCAAAAAGGCAGGGGTAAAATAATTTAAGTGAGGGGGTAAACACTTCAGCAACCAGTGTCATTTTAGAGATGTTTCTATTCCACAGCTTATAACCTGGCAAAAGAACAGAGGCTGAATTTTGGAGATGACATCCCAAGCGCTTTGCGCATTGCCAAGAAAAAACGTTGGAACAGCATTGAGGAAAAGCGCATCAACCAGGAGAACGAGTTGCATGCCTATCTCACCAAACTCATACTGGCTGAGAAGGAAAGGTAGGGCTAAGAAGCAACATATATATTGGTGAAGATTATTACAAATCACTGAAAGAAGTCTCATATTGTTGTGGATCATTTATGATAAATGTACCGGTACTTTTGCAGAGAACTAGCAgaatacaaagaaaaacaggatgACAATCAAAATGGAGGGGACGCTGCCAAGATTGCATCAAAACATGTATGGTTTTAACTTCCTTTAATGAACAGATGCAGAAACaatattaaaaattaaacattcaCTAAtaactgaatgtttttttgtgataGGACAAATATCTAATGGACATGGATGAGCTGTTCTCACAAGTGgatgagaaaagaaaagtgaGTCTGATTTGCTGCTACCTATTTTTTGTGAGATCATCCACACATGGTAAAACCAGGGAAACGTCTTTCACAAGTCACAAGTCCAAGACCAGACATCACCCACACTAAGGCATCTTTGTTAGCACAACACACCCACCTCACACTTCTTCTCTGAATGTTGACATAGCAACAACAGCATATCTGCACTGCTGTACATCCAACCTACATACTACCAGCAAATGTCTGTGATTACATCAGATAAATATGCTCTTAGGGACAAACGGatactttttatttttggctCAAGCAGTTCCTATGGTAACTGTTGCTATTTGTTTGCTCATGCTCTTGCTATAGATAGTTTACTAAAGGTAATCGTCATGCACTCATCagtgaaaaatgacaaaaaatatcTGTGCAATGGAATCCTTAGAGCCGTTATTACAAATTTAGTTTACCTGAATTATACTAATGTTTAATTATCTGT from Parambassis ranga chromosome 19, fParRan2.1, whole genome shotgun sequence includes these protein-coding regions:
- the stub1 gene encoding E3 ubiquitin-protein ligase CHIP, which gives rise to MAGSPEKSSTAQELKEQGNRLFLCRKYQEAATCYSKAINRNPSVAVYYTNRALCHVKLQQHDKALADCKHALELDSQSVKAHFFLGQCHLELENYDEAIGNLQKAYNLAKEQRLNFGDDIPSALRIAKKKRWNSIEEKRINQENELHAYLTKLILAEKERELAEYKEKQDDNQNGGDAAKIASKHDKYLMDMDELFSQVDEKRKKREIPDYLCGKISFELMREPCITPSGITYDRKDIEEHLQRVGHFDPVTRSPLTQDQLIPNLAMKEVIDAFIQENGWVEDY